The following proteins are encoded in a genomic region of Channa argus isolate prfri chromosome 3, Channa argus male v1.0, whole genome shotgun sequence:
- the tmem176 gene encoding transmembrane protein 176, producing MAVEVSRDLTVQVLEDSNTVKLSERQQALRTAIQRGELKSLGVSQVMLGLLVISYSIPLHLTEATEVIVLGVPWWTALMFITAGAVAIILDRHCTMKNLQICLLVSMASTVVSVVAVSMYSVDIERNPVEPCYNDVHDSCVGKHYATKISRGVKSSLLVFTVAQTIISSILCFLLFRQRRNFGQYSSLSQDGPSNSTTVIPHTLN from the exons ATGGCCGTGGAAGTTTCCAGGGACCTCACAGTACAGGTACTGGAGGATTCAAATACCGTGAAGCTGAGTGAGAGACAGCAGGCTCTGCGTACTGCTATCCAGAGAGGAGAGCTGAAAAGTCTAGGG gtGAGTCAGGTGATGCTGGGGCTTCTGGTCATATCGTATTCCATTCCTCTACACCTCACTGAGGCCACTGAAGTGATCGTGCTGGGGGTTCCCTGGTGGACTGCCCtgatg TTTATCACAGCAGGAGCAGTCGCTATCATCTTAGACAGACACTGCACCATGAAGAAC CTGCAGATTTGTTTGCTGGTGAGCATGGCGTCCACTGTGGTGTCAGTGGTGGCTGTGTCTATGTATTCTGTGGACATAGAGAGGAATCCTGTGGAACCCTGCTATAACGACGTGCATGACAGCTGCGTGGGCAAACACTACGCCACG AAGATAAGTAGAGGAGTGAAGTCATCCCTTCTTGTCTTCACTGTGGCCCAGACAATCATCTCGTCCATCCTTTGCTTCCTGCTCTTCAGACAGAGACGCAACTTCGGACAGTACAGT